The genomic stretch GTATGAAAGTTGGAATTGGTCGAGCTGCATCAGAATTAGGCGTGTCTCGTGATACTTTACGTCGATGGGAAGCGGCTGGAAAAATTACTGTTGAGCGCACTCCATCCGGACACCGCAGATATGATTTGGCTCAGCTACGCGAACTCATTCCTCACAAAAATCAGTCCGATCGCGTCACCATTGCTTACGCTAGAGTTTCTCACCATAGCCAGAAAAAAGACCTTAAGGAGCAAATTAATCATCTCCAGTCTTTCTGCACAAATCATGGTTGGGACTTTGAACTAATTCAAGACCTTGGTTCTGGCGTGAACTACCACAAAAGCGGCTTGAGAAGGCTGATTCAACGCATTTGTGATGGTGATGTTGAACGATTAGTCATGACCAACCGCGATCGATTGCTGAGGTTTGGGGTCGATTTAGTTTTTGCACTTTGTGAAAACTTTCAAACTGAAGTGGTAATCATGAATATCAATTCAATGGAAGACTTTGAAGATGACATTGCTGAAGACATCCTAGAAATTATCACCGTATTTTCAGCCCGCTTGTATGGCACGTACAACGACAAGAATCAGAAGATTGTTGACAGGCTGATGGATATTGCCAAAGAACTGGCTGAGTAGAATTGAGCGATCGATTGCTGCGCGATACTTTTCTAGGCAGAACGAGAATTTGCCTAGGTTTGCGTAGATATTTCTGTTCTTACGCCAGGTATTACGGCAGATAGAGGGTGACGTTTGCCCAGCTTGATAGTGTAGAGACAGTTCAACCCACCAGGGTTAGACAACGTACATTTTGACTTCGATTGCTTTCGTGCAAATTGCTGATCGTGGTTGCTCGGTTGTTTGGTTACTTCGAACCATTTCATGGCTGGGCTCATTCAACTGCAAAAAACGATCGTGCGTGTTGAGGATGTGCTGGTCTGCGTTTTTGACAGAACTTTAGGAGAATTTTTTATGGCACTTCACCGCATTAAGGACTTTAATCCAGACTATCGCGACCATTTTGATAATCAAGATGTTGTTGGGTTCTCGCTCTACAGCGGCGATGAAAAAGTTGGCTCTGTTGATGATTTGCTGGTCGATGATACAGGACGCTTTCGCTATTTGGTGATCAATACAGGTGCCTGGATTTTGGGCAAAAAGGTGCTACTGCCGATTGGTCAAGCTCGGATTGATTATGCTGTAGAACGGGTGGTTGTGAGTGGATTGTCTCGTAGCCAGATCGAAGCCCTTCCAGAATTCACCAGAGAGAGTGCAGTCGATTACGACTACGAAGAACAGGTCAGAGGGACTTATCGTCCTTTAGCGACGACCCAGGAAGTCGATCGCACCGTTGCCTCAGATCCTTACGATCGAGACAGCTATCATTATGAACGTGATTCAGCCCTTTATGGCATGAACGATCGAGATCACCAAAATCTGCGATTGTATGAAGAGCGTCTGGTTGCTAACACTCAGCGGCAGAAAACGGGTGAAGTGATTATGGGCAAGCGGGTTGAAACCGAGCAAGCCCATGTACAAGTGCCGATCGAAAAAGAGCGAGTCGTTATCGAACGCACCATACCCACCGATGCTGGTAGACCCGTTGCACCCGGTGAAGCATTCAATGAGGGCGAAGTGGCTCGCGTTGAGGTTTACGAGGAAACGCCTGATATTCGTAAAGAAGTGTTTGTGCGAGAAGAGGTCAACGTTCGCAAAGAAGTCGAGCGAGATACGGTTCAAGCACAAGATGAAATCCGTCGGGAAGAACTGGATATCGATGATCAGGGTCGTGCAGTCATTGACAGAAATTCTACCGAACGTGGCGATCGACGCATCTAATTTCCCTAATCAGTGAGCGCACTGGTTAGTTTCCAAGGGGCTGTCTCCTAGAGTGGCAGCCCTTACTTTCTGTCGCTTTTGAATTTTCCTAATTGAGTTTGTCTGACTGGGTTTGTCTGGCTGAATTTGTTC from Trichocoleus sp. encodes the following:
- a CDS encoding IS607 family transposase yields the protein MKVGIGRAASELGVSRDTLRRWEAAGKITVERTPSGHRRYDLAQLRELIPHKNQSDRVTIAYARVSHHSQKKDLKEQINHLQSFCTNHGWDFELIQDLGSGVNYHKSGLRRLIQRICDGDVERLVMTNRDRLLRFGVDLVFALCENFQTEVVIMNINSMEDFEDDIAEDILEIITVFSARLYGTYNDKNQKIVDRLMDIAKELAE
- a CDS encoding DUF2382 domain-containing protein, whose translation is MAGLIQLQKTIVRVEDVLVCVFDRTLGEFFMALHRIKDFNPDYRDHFDNQDVVGFSLYSGDEKVGSVDDLLVDDTGRFRYLVINTGAWILGKKVLLPIGQARIDYAVERVVVSGLSRSQIEALPEFTRESAVDYDYEEQVRGTYRPLATTQEVDRTVASDPYDRDSYHYERDSALYGMNDRDHQNLRLYEERLVANTQRQKTGEVIMGKRVETEQAHVQVPIEKERVVIERTIPTDAGRPVAPGEAFNEGEVARVEVYEETPDIRKEVFVREEVNVRKEVERDTVQAQDEIRREELDIDDQGRAVIDRNSTERGDRRI